The Thermoplasma acidophilum DSM 1728 genome includes a window with the following:
- a CDS encoding alcohol dehydrogenase catalytic domain-containing protein yields MDIDERPLEEPQPGWVTVRVNYAGICGSELSAFVGQNELRKPPSIMGHEFTGKVVKVGSSSDSNLLGKNVAVNPLVTCGKCRYCKTGNRQLCPERKLIGVDYPGGFEEYVNVPSYSCYEITEKPEGSLAEPLATAFRAINHAKPEMDDRALVIGAGTIGLLSAKLLELYGTVERVVTDINDYRLEHALHWGATRTINNKKEKSIPKDFDIVIDAVGTQETRTMAINSIARGGRVVFVGLHEPNAEMPVNL; encoded by the coding sequence ATGGATATTGACGAGAGGCCGTTGGAGGAACCTCAACCCGGATGGGTTACTGTCAGAGTGAACTATGCTGGAATATGCGGATCTGAACTATCCGCATTCGTAGGACAGAACGAACTTAGAAAGCCCCCTTCAATAATGGGACACGAATTCACTGGAAAGGTCGTGAAAGTTGGCTCCTCGTCGGATTCCAATCTTTTGGGGAAGAACGTTGCTGTAAATCCACTGGTAACATGCGGTAAATGCAGATACTGCAAAACTGGAAACAGACAGCTATGCCCGGAAAGAAAGCTAATAGGTGTTGATTATCCTGGTGGATTTGAGGAATATGTCAACGTTCCAAGCTACTCCTGCTATGAAATAACTGAAAAGCCAGAAGGCTCGCTTGCCGAACCACTTGCAACGGCGTTCAGAGCCATAAATCATGCGAAGCCTGAAATGGATGACCGTGCGCTGGTGATAGGCGCAGGCACGATAGGTCTGCTTTCTGCTAAATTGCTTGAACTGTATGGTACGGTGGAGAGGGTGGTTACGGATATAAACGATTACAGGCTCGAACATGCGCTTCATTGGGGGGCGACCAGAACAATCAACAATAAGAAAGAAAAGAGCATTCCAAAGGATTTTGACATAGTGATAGATGCTGTTGGCACTCAGGAGACCAGGACTATGGCAATCAATTCAATTGCCCGAGGTGGGCGAGTTGTATTCGTTGGATTGCATGAGCCGAATGCGGAGATGCCTGTAAATTTATGA